Within the Aspergillus luchuensis IFO 4308 DNA, chromosome 5, nearly complete sequence genome, the region ACTACGGCACAGCAACTACAACTGGAAAAGCTGCACGAAGTTACCCGACTCGGGTACCATATCATGATCATTGCCAAAtgcacccccttcatcctcctgagTAGGCCAGATGTCCGGTACCGCTGTCGTTGCCGGTAGGGCAGTCGTCAGGGCAGCTGGATCCACACGTTCTGCTACACCAGCCGGGCTCCGAAGCCGCTGGTGCCAACCTGCAAcggtatgctgcatttcatccaccagttGTCGAGTCGCCTGCTGCTCAGAGAACTCTTGTTCGCACCGATGCTGGTTATTCAACAATTCCTGCATTGCACTTCCAGTGCCTTCAAGGCGCTCtaacagggtcttcttgtccCCCCTCAATGCTTCATTTTCCCGCTCCAGTGTTTCGACCGTAGCCAAACAGGCCTGGTGGTCCTCCAGTAATGTGGCAGAATGGGCGTCCCGAAAACCAGAACCGGATACTTGTGCCCGCTGGTTGGTGAGTGAAGTCAGCAGAATAACCAGGCCCTGCCAACCGTGCCTGGGGACTTACCATGGGCGGACGTCTAAGGGAGCGCGCAGGCTGCTTGAGAGGCCGCGCGACGGGCTCCTCTCTCTGGATGGATCCTGCGTCAGAAACACCACTGTGACTCTCGGTCTTCCGGGCGGTTGCGCGACCGCCCACCCGTGGCCTAGTTGTGACTATTGGCATTTATGAATAGTCCCAAGATAACAGCAGAGAAGTGCGGAATTGAACAAGGGTGCCGTAGAGTGCCGTGCTGAAGGGAGATTTGGTCAGAGTCACAGCCCGCAAGAGACCTGGCTGGACAGGAGTAAAACacgccattggtgatggcagAGTGTCCCTAGCAATCCTCTCAGTCAAAGAGAGTTAGTGACAACTGTCCATTGGCTCTTTCTGCCTACTTGGTCCTGTGTCACTCTAATTGAACGAGTGACGCATTGATGGTTAAGATCTGCAACACTGTGCTTTGCAGCGGACCCAAGTACCATGGGGGATTTTCTGGATCAGGGCGGTCAAATGTCTAGAATGATCTTATTCGGCCTGATCAAAATATCACAGCACATTTAGTCTGGTCTCTGAAACTGACCCACCTAGCCCATGGTTTGAGGGGCTCTGCACTCGTTAATACCATCGCACAGAGTGGTATCGGCCCGTGAAATTGGACAACCCTGGGCCGTAGGGCAAGTCGAGCGGTGAGCTACTTGGGTAAAGTAATGGGAATGGTTGCATGGATGGGGCGATGTTTATTTACCAGGAAACATCGCTAGGGCAAGAGGTCCTCCATATTCAAGTGGATCacaacttcccctcctcattctTGTAGTCTGCAATACTCCATGCACATACCCCCGTGTCTAGTTCGCTCTTACTTATCTACTCCTTACAGAGAgattcccctcttccttggcgATCATCCTTGACTTCATCCTCACTAATTTCTGACGGCAGCCACCCACGTTCTTAGGCTCGACCAAACACTAGTCAGCCCATCCTTACACAACCTAAATCTGCAGTAGTCAACGGGCTAGACAAGGGCCTGTCCTTCAACCGTGGAAACTCACGCAGCCACTTCAACCGTCAGAGATGATCCCCCCCCCGCGACATCGGCTAACGTTGCTGTTGACCAGGATACTCGCTTGATTTTCCAGGACAGGGCAACAAAGAGATAGCATTGCTGCCTCGTTTCACtgtttgaggttgatggagtACATACTTTATACCACCGGAGTACCAATCACTATCTTTATCTATAATTCAGCGTCGTCTCGAATGAGTATAATAAGTTAACCCCTCCTGCTCCCAGGgaacttcccccctctccgtAGGCACTCATAATTCCAagctttcccttctctgtctttcttctctcttacACACTCACACCCTCAATTCTATtccaccctctttctctcagTTATTATCCTTCCTCCCACATCTACAATGGTCATCAGAGGCACTCAATTAGATGGCGTCGCTCTGGTCGTCGGCGTAAGAaccttccctctcccacctcaAATAAATGAATTCCCCTTCCCAAACTAACCTCCCATCAATCCAGTCTGGTCGCGGCATCGGCCAACAAACCGCCTTCTCCCTAGCCGAAGCAGGCGCCCgcgtcatcgtcttcgccgaCATGAACACCGAAACAGCCACTGCCTCCGCCGAAGAGAGCAAGCAATACGCCACAAACCCCGAATACCAATCCACCCACTTCACCGTTAACGTGACCGATCAAGATGGCGTGCAAGCCATGGTTGACTTTGTCGTCGAGAAGTTCGGACGGCTGGACTATGCCGTCAACGCTGCAGGAGTGagtcccatccaccatcattatCCGTTAAGAATATTCCACAACAACCTAGCGCATGGTTCTCTTCCCACCAAGCTAACTCAAAAAAATCCAACTAGGTCGACAACGGCGTACACACCCCCTTCGCCGACACCGACATCGACAACTTCGACCGCGTCCAGACCATCAACGCCCGCGGTATGTTCCTCTGCTGCCgcgccgaagccgccgccATGCGCAAGCAGACCTCACGCACCTTCACTAGCCGCACCGGCACCCGGGACATTGGTCGCGGCGCCATCGTGAACGTCTGCTCAGCCAACTCCTTCGCCGGACTGCCCGGGAAGGCATCATATACCGTCTCCAAGCATGCCTGCATGGCGGTGACGAAGATGGTTGGTATGTttatcccctcccccaatacCTTATACACGATACTATCCTATTCAATCCAACTCCCGTTATAaacatatataaatattatctggtaCAGGACTGGACCACTCCGCCGAAGGCATCCGCTGCAACGCCGTATGTCCCATCTGGGTCCGCACCCCTCTCCTCGACGTCGAGTTGGAGCGGAACCCGCAGGTGCGCGCGGAAATCGAGGCCGTTATACCCATTAAGCGTGCGGCGGAGAGTGATGAGGTGGGAGATACGATTGTTTATTTGCTTAGTCCGTCGGCGAGTTATGTTAATGCTACgagtttgttgttggatgcGGCGGTTACGGCGACGTTGAGGTTTCATtgattagtatttatattttatgtcTGGTTGGTAGTTAATAGAAGTGAGAGGGTTATGTTATACGATGTATTCGATACGGTGAATGAGTAATAGTCTGTGTGCAGTGGGTAATGGCTCGAATTGTTGGATGCAATTTGTTGTAGTACGCTGAATGAATGGTCGATTCccgaatatataaatcaagTAGAAGTCTACGTAGTCCAATACATATGTGTGTGTTAATCCCTTTTGGAGGTTTACTATGGTGTTGAGATTTTTGACGCGTACTGTAAGACGCGGGAGCGGGATGTCCCGACACTTTTGAACACCTATTGTAGGTCCGGGCCTTCCGAGCACAATCTAAAGTAACCAACAACCGCGTGGCTCTCACGGTCGGGCAACCCGTCCCAAAATGTCGTACACATGATTTTTACAATAAAATCTTAGTTAGGTAATTTCAGCTATAAGAAGTCTACAAGGCTCTTTAAAAAAGTACATGATTTAATGGTATCTAGGGGTAATTTCTTTAATGACTTTTCGAATTAGTTATCACGTAACGTAGCcgttaaataaattctatgtATTTTGGTTCATGGTATGTATACAAATGGTTTTGGAAACTTGGCAAGAGATACTCATTAACTTATTCAAGTAGTATTTAGATGCTGAGTAGAGAATTCAAAGGTTTTTAACTGTAccatttagatataataaatataaaacgaACAGTTTGTAAATGGCATTACGAAATAGGCCGCGCGACCTTTTATTACGTCGAAGTTAGTAGTCCTAAGGAACAACAACTGACCAGACCGACCGGAAGGCGGTAAAAATACGTGCCCGCCTGGGCGGAAGCTgtaaacacacacacacatacaacaATTCCTTAACGCCCGGCGGCTAAGCCGAATGTGCAACTGTCACTGATTTATTAACACAGGTTCTAATGTTGTAGCTCCTCCGAGTTCAAGCACATATCCTTGAATGCTGAACAGGTGTCCTACAGATTGTTTAAGGTCTTACAAAAAAAGATGGTATGGCTGAAAGCAGTCCCATGTCATTGACTTGCGAATAAGTTTCATCTCATAGCCTTCGCATCTCCCTATCCAAGTTTCAGGAGTGTTTTTTTCATCGCCGTCAACTTGCACGCAAAAGACATCATTGTAGCCTCCCCGATCGGTTGGCCAGCCCCCGTCAACTCTAGGAGTTGAGACTAGACGAATCCCCCCACGTTGCCTATGCGGCTCGAAAGCTATCCAACCTGGATATCTGCTCAATCATCTCAGGCTCCGAATTGTTATCCTTTAAGCCTGTGGCAATGTCGTTCACATTGGCCGCAGTCTTGGTTGATATTGGGTCACTAGAATCAGATAATCCTGCAGAAACCTCGCGTTTATTTAGATGATCATGCAGGTTAGGTGTGACAGGAAACGGCCCATGCCAGCTTTGAGAAATTTCGTTGCTTAGATTGGCAATGGGAGCCCCCAGGCCTGCAGGCGAGTCAGGACAGGCCATTGGAACTAACTCAGCCAACCATGCCTCCCAGAATTCAGGCGACGTATATGGTTGTAAGTCCATGCTCATACTAACTTCCAACTGAGGAGTCAACTGTGATAGCAGCGAAAGATCATCCTCTGGCGTAAGTTGGTCCAAATTCGAGTTCTCCATATTGtcagccattgccatcaatGTCCCGACGCCCTGAGATTGAAAACTTTGAGACGTCAAGTTTAGATTGTCAATAAGCATGTTTCCATAGAAGTCTTATGGGAAGATAGCCGCAAGGTCGGTAGGTGAAATAGCCATGTTCAGAGAATCTGTTTCCACGTGGCCCGTCTGAAGACCATCCACTCGATCTAGAGGGCTCTTTGCACGTGCGGTCGTGTGCTCTGCGCCACCTCTCTCCATAAATGGTGGATAAGCGGGCGACGGCATATCGACGCTTTTGTACGTAGGCGACGGAATCGAGCGAGATGACAGCAACTGGTCCTCATCGCCGGAGCGAAGTAGGTTTGAGACATAACGCATAACCTGGCGAAAGTTGGTCGAATCATGCCCTCCTTGTGCTGGATTCGGCCAAACCACATTAATTAACTCAAGCTAGAGAACATTTAGTCTGAATAGTTTAAGATTATGAAGGAATATCTGTTACCACAGATTCGGCCACATTTACCCGACTGCCCTGGTCGTTATGCAGTTCATCCAGAGCCCGGTTGAGAGCCCGCTGCGATTAAATCAATAATGATGACAACATCCAGTGTAAGTGTAGCTGACCGGTTTGTCCTCGATTTTTTGCTTCAGTTCAGCCTGCATTGTCTCCTGGTTTCCTAAAATCTGGCTAGAAGGGGGAGGTCCCAGTACCAGGTGTCTCCAAGCTCAGTTGAGAGAAAGCAGTCACTCCTGAACAGACGGAATGATCCGCGGTCAAGAAAAACGTATTGCCACACGGCCGTTGACTCGGAGATATGGTTCATCCCACAGGGCTTGAGGGACCCCTGTCAAAGCAACCCCAATAGTGCGAACCTGTTCATCGGTTCGTTCCCCTAACGAACATGGATTCAACGGTTTGGACTCAAAGATGCTCCCTCTCACGATAGCTAAAGGTAGACGGGGTACAGTTGGTTGGCATAGGAATCATCTGCAGTGCTTATTGACAATCCAGTGGTTCTATATGGTCTGACCCTGTAGAGACAAAGAGAAACGAGACGGTCGCCAACGCGATCTGGCCTTATTAGGTGCAGCCGTCAGTCTATTTCTTGTCAGCCTTCCAACCAAAGTGACCCCCAATTATTTCGAGATCGATGTGTCTGGCTGTTACAACCCATCAGACTAACCGGATCTTAGTGGGCTGACTGTCTTTGCATCTCCATACACTCAACACACCACTTGATTGCAGCCACAATCGGATGACTGGGCGCCATCAAAGCTACATTCTGGAACGTCACAGGCGCAAGCTGTGTCCGACTCAATGCAACTACAGGGTTGATTTAGACTTCTCAGTGAAGTGTCTGAAAAGAGGGACAAAACTCCGGGTCCGGTTCGCCCTTCCTTGCTAGTAGAGATGAGTCGATCGCTCTTACAGGCGGAGGTTAAAATCCGGCCGTAGACAAACACTTGTGTACAAAGCAGCCTTCCaaaacgaggaagaggttttGACCGAGTGATGTGGGTCTCTCCAATCAGAGACCGTAAGCATTCTGGGTAGCCTTCAAGCCAGGAGATCTAGGCTCACCGACCTCCATCAGAGGACCCACAGTAATATAGAAGGCGGGACAGGGGTTCAAGGAAATGAAGCTTTGTGCTTTGCGGTTAGTGCAGTTGCAGTTGCACTGTATACTTATTCTCTTGTAGGCAACACGCAGCATCTGAATTCTCACGATAATCATGTTGACAGAAGATAACATTTCATACTCCATGAGCGCGTCGAAACGTTGCCGCCCTGCAAACTGAGCCACCGTTAGATTGAAAAAAACGCGCTTCGAGTAGCTAAGGTAGGTCCGGGATTTGCATTAGCCTTTCTATACTTACATCGCATGCTTTGCATTGAGTGCGTGGTGGTAGTTAATCTCAGTAGGAGCACCCAATAAATTCGGCCACTTGCCGGCTGATGGGCTGGCGGTGAAGACCGTAACGTAAACCACGATCGCGTGGCTCTCACGGTCAAGCGGCCCATCTAATAATGCCATAAAAGGCACTCTCTGAAATAGAATACTCAGCCACTAGAAGAGTTTAAGACTTCATTAGGGATTTATAGATCACAAACATAATACGACTGATCTTGACATTCATTGCAAAATTTCATAGCTGCTTACAATAGCTGGTAATGTATAATACATGTGTTTTACATGTGTTTCTATATAGTTATTCGAAATGATTATTAAGATGATGTTTAAAgtttttctgattattttttGTGTCTGAACTATAAGGCAAATATTGAGGCAGCCCAGCAAGACCTGGGCAACTCCGAAATATGGGGACCGGGAGCCC harbors:
- a CDS encoding SDR family NAD(P)-dependent oxidoreductase (COG:Q;~EggNog:ENOG410PPEB;~InterPro:IPR036291,IPR002347;~PFAM:PF08659,PF00106,PF13561;~go_process: GO:0055114 - oxidation-reduction process [Evidence IEA]) gives rise to the protein MVIRGTQLDGVALVVGSGRGIGQQTAFSLAEAGARVIVFADMNTETATASAEESKQYATNPEYQSTHFTVNVTDQDGVQAMVDFVVEKFGRLDYAVNAAGVDNGVHTPFADTDIDNFDRVQTINARGMFLCCRAEAAAMRKQTSRTFTSRTGTRDIGRGAIVNVCSANSFAGLPGKASYTVSKHACMAVTKMVGLDHSAEGIRCNAVCPIWVRTPLLDVELERNPQVRAEIEAVIPIKRAAESDEVGDTIVYLLSPSASYVNATSLLLDAAVTATLRFH